From the Solanum pennellii chromosome 4, SPENNV200 genome, one window contains:
- the LOC107017449 gene encoding auxin-responsive protein SAUR68-like: MTMISTKKLIKMARRWQKFAAGQRKRISFSRNGNDVDDCSTSSSSIAEKGHFVVYTIDQKRFVIPLVYLENEVIRQVLIISEEEFGLSSGGPITLPCDSAFMDYIISLIRKGVTAGDLQKALLLSFPSCYCSTSSLLQESGNQQLLVC; this comes from the coding sequence ATGACAATGATCAGTACCAAGAAACTCATCAAAATGGCCAGGAGATGGCAGAAGTTTGCAGCCGGGCAGAGGAAGAGGATTTCATTTTCAAGAAATGGTAATGATGTAGATGATTGTAGTACGTCTTCATCGTCTATAGctgaaaaaggacattttgtaGTATATACAATTGATCAAAAGCGCTTCGTGATTCCCTTGGTTTATCTTGAAAATGAGGTCATTAGGCAGGTTTTAATCATATCTGAAGAAGAGTTTGGTCTGTCAAGTGGTGGCCCTATTACATTACCTTGTGATTCAGCTTTTATGGACTACATCATTTCGCTAATAAGGAAAGGCGTAACTGCAGGAGATCTTCAGAAAGCATTGCTCCTATCATTTCCTTCATGTTACTGTTCGACTTCTTCTTTGCTCCAAGAAAGTGGAAACCAACAGCTTCTTGTTTGTTGA
- the LOC107017436 gene encoding auxin-responsive protein SAUR68-like has protein sequence MAMISTKKLIKMARKWQKFAAMQRRRISFPRIGSTSSSSIVDKGHFVVYTFDQVRFVIPLAYLDNEVIEQLLNMSEEEFGLPSGGPITLPCDSAFMDYIISLITKGIASGDLHKALLLSVPSFCCSTSSLHQESGNQHLLVC, from the coding sequence ATGGCAATGATTAGTACCAAGAAACTCATCAAAATGGCTAGGAAATGGCAGAAGTTTGCAGCCATGCAGAGGAGGAGGATTTCATTTCCAAGAATTGGCAGTACATCCTCATCATCTATAGTTGACAAAGGACATTTTGTAGTATATACATTCGATCAAGTTCGCTTTGTCATTCCATTGGCTTACCTTGACAATGAAGTCATTGAGCAACTCTTAAACATGTCCGAAGAAGAGTTTGGACTGCCGAGTGGTGGACCTATTACATTACCTTGCGATTCAGCCTTCATGGACTACATCATTTCACTAATAACCAAAGGCATAGCTTCTGGAGATCTTCACAAAGCGTTGCTCCTATCAGTTCCTTCTTTTTGCTGTTCGACTTCTTCTTTGCACCAAGAAAGTGGAAACCAACATCTTCTTGTTTGTTGA